In Vicia villosa cultivar HV-30 ecotype Madison, WI unplaced genomic scaffold, Vvil1.0 ctg.003025F_1_1, whole genome shotgun sequence, a single window of DNA contains:
- the LOC131640272 gene encoding TMV resistance protein N-like, protein MALRDSSTYKHDVYLSFRGEDTRFSFTSHLTAALNQRGIRTFADDGVLLKGDGPSRSLLKAIQESRISIVIFSNNYAFSSWCLEELTAILDCYEEKKNNGSVVLPVFYEMDPSDVRHGRASYGEALAKHEERFVKEKVQKWRMALHNAANLSGFHFGKGGYEYKFIESIVKEICSMVSRVSSRVSLRVADYPVGLESRVDKVKSLLNLESDDLVQMVGIHGIGGIGKTTIALGVYNSIGGQFEGLCFLEDVRENSMKFGLIHLQEIVLSKICGDGDIDIQNVKQGISTMRKRLCRKKVLLVLDDVDKMEQLQAIAGASDWFGPGSRVIITTRDNNLLAKHDGGFGFGRTYEVEELSEKEALALLSWNAFKTDKAVDRSYAHVLNRALTYASRLPLALQVLGSYLFGKRIDEWNDALDEYEKIPDKNILRVLKISFDSLEEEERRIFCDIACFFNGHKLVEVEDILGAHYALSVKNSITVLIERSLIKIDDGLVTLHDLIQDMGREIVRQESPDVPGKRSRLWLPQDVVQVLQDKSGSNTVESLLLDFPKDGINSSGEEVNWDGEALKKMQNLKTLIIRNVRLNKGPTHLPNCLRVLEWSGYPSSSLPVGFHPKKLVILKLSESRLRISEPIQGFKSLTVLDFSYCEWITHISDVSGLPNLEKISLKHCESLTQIHESVGLLEKLRILDVVHCKKLSALPPIRLTSLEQLNLSHCSALESFPEILGKMENLTELHIMASPVKELPFSIQNLTRLRKLELHICGTIQLPSSIAMLAELSLMRVSKCQRLCLSKPDTGEKLESKSSKTEHLILSYCNISDDLLPIGLTWFSNVKDLDLSGNNFEILHASIKECLFLRNLKLDDCKNIQEIKGLPWKLESFSAQGCTSLKYLDFTGQCPSSIRELILDGCSFLKQVIGVLPNLESFSAKNCTSLSTSMFVNQESVEAGNKMFSLPGTKIPDWFTHRVNGGSISFWFRNKFPVISLCLVIESMGEQAITIKFSPRVFINGNKKSLGNRKVHEFRIATDHILLFDIRLLKFEDKEDVVYSYNSWNHVLVSYADHINNNGVPIKGVAKYSGIHVYEQYSSMANIRFNNPPQSLLSVNSNTNSMEAHQRGQIAAGRHQKDQTENLSSLILSSTQLEPAITDAKNGPGPKPTLPAKRSLEGVTREASGRLPEEDTHPTTISYIPPIIQNCRVGDDIEPEAVSSCELESEESSSSEGSDSDDPFDRVDRRLGISAKETISSASRSRDASFGSIKEAIRSLDGLMVKDLSEVSSDPDAQSGLGQLLDVLSTSSHPKVTFEVKEAIVEFKRKAFLSFQEFQSAAESVNKLKNFERHLDRIQQETLAGKGQRKDLKSSIKKVSLGIKSENRRKKELETEIATLRIHLSTKERDHEQLVLNLKNQEETHSTYSTSYASINHQAIALLKKADDLLAANSGVKHEGKAAEVKQSMLKSTWSFDLANLFNKIKNNIDTDLL, encoded by the exons ATGGCTTTACGAGATTCCTCTACCTACAAACACGACGTGTATCTCAGCTTCAGAGGCGAAGATACACGATTCAGTTTCACTTCCCATCTCACCGCTGCTCTCAATCAAAGAGGGATCCGCACCTTCGCTGACGACGGCGTGCTTCTCAAAGGAGATGGTCCCAGTCGATCACTTTTGAAGGCAATACAAGAATCCAGGATTTCCATAGTTATTTTCTCTAACAACTACGCTTTTTCTAGCTGGTGCTTGGAAGAACTCACCGCCATCCTAGATTGCTacgaggagaagaagaataatggCAGTGTGGTTTTACCTGTTTTTTATGAAATGGATCCTTCTGATGTTCGACACGGGAGAGCAAGTTACGGAGAAGCACTGGCTAAGCATGAGGAGAGGTTCGTCAAGGAGAAAGTCCAAAAATGGAGGATGGCTCTACACAATGCAGCTAACCTCAGTGGCTTTCATTTCGG GAAGGGTGGATACGAATATAAATTTATTGAGAGTATCGTTAAGGAAATCTGTAGCATGGTTTCTCGTGTTTCTTCACGTGTTTCTTTACGTGTTGCGGATTACCCTGTTGGATTGGAGTCTCGAGTGGATAAAGTAAAATCACTTCTGAATCTTGAGTCTGATGATCTAGTCCAGATGGTAGGCATCCATGGGATCGGTGGAATTGGTAAAACTACAATTGCTCTAGGAGTATATAATTCAATTGGTGGCCAGTTTGAAGGTCTGTGTTTTCTCGAGGATGTACGAGAGAATTCAATGAAATTTGGGTTAATACATCTTCAAGAGATTGTTCTTTCTAAGATATGTGGTGATGGGGATATTGACATACAAAATGTGAAACAAGGAATTTCAACGATGAGGAAAAGGCTATGCCGAAAAAAGGTTCTATTGGTTCTCGACGATGTTGACAAAATGGAGCAGCTTCAAGCTATTGCAGGAGCATCCGATTGGTTTGGTCCTGGCAGCAGAGTCATCATTACAACCCGGGACAATAATTTGCTAGCAAAACATGACGGTGGATTTGGATTTGGAAGAACCTATGAGGTAGAGGAATTAAGTGAAAAAGAAGCTCTTGCTCTTCTTAGTTGGAATGCTTTCAAGACcgacaaagcagttgatcgaaGCTATGCACACGTTTTAAATCGTGCATTAACCTATGCTTCTAGGCTTCCACTGGCTTTGCAAGTATTGGGCTCCTACTTGTTTGGAAAACGTATAGACGAATGGAATGATGCATTGGATGAGTATGAAAAAATTCCTGATAAAAATATCCTAAGGGTACTCAAAATAAGCTTTGATTCCTTGGAGGAAGAAGAGCGGAGAATTTTTTGTGATATTGCTTGTTTCTTCAATGGACATAAGTTGGTAGAAGTGGAAGACATACTCGGGGCTCATTATGCTTTATCTGTGAAAAATAGTATAACAGTGTTGATTGAAAGATCTCTCATAAAGATTGATGACGGTCTTGTCACATTACACGACTTGATACAAGACATGGGTAGAGAAATTGTCCGACAGgaatcaccagatgtgcctgggAAACGAAGTAGGTTATGGCTTCCACAAGATGTTGTTCAAGTTTTACAAGATAAATCT GGTTCTAATACAGTTGAAAGCTTATTACTGGATTTCcccaaagatggaataaactcgAGTGGTGAAGAAGTAAACTGGGATGGAGAGGCCTTAAAAAAGATGCAAAACCTCAAAACACTCATTATTAGAAATGTTCGTCTTAACAAAGGCCCCACACATCTTCCCAATTGTTTAAGAGTGTTGGAATGGTCGGGGTATCCTTCATCGTCATTACCAGTTGGTTTTCATCCAAAGAAACTGGTGATACTCAAGTTGTCCGAGAGTCGCCTAAGGATAAGTGAACCAATTCAG ggtttcaaaaGTCTGACAGTTTTGGATTTCAGCTACTGTGAATGGATAACTCATATATCTGATGTATCTGGCCTCCCAAATTTAGAAAAAATATCTTTAAAACATTGTGAAAGTTTAACACAGATTCACGAATCAGTCGGACTTCTGGAAAAACTTAGAATATTGGATGTTGTTCATTGCAAGAAGCTCAGTGCTTTACCGCCCATCAGATTGACCTCTCTTGAACAACTCAATCTTTCACATTGCTCGGCTCTTGAGAGTTTCCCAGAAATATTGGGGAAGATGGAAAACCTAACAGAGCTTCATATAATGGCAAGTCCCGTAAAAGAATTACCATTTTCAATTCAAAACCTTACACGGCTTCGAAAATTAGAACTACACATCTGTGGAACGATTCAGTTACCAAGTAGCATTGCCATGTTGGCAGAACTTAGTTTGATGCGTGTTTCAAAATGCCAAAGGTTGTGTTTATCCAAACCGGACACTGGTGAAAAATTGGAGTCCAAGTCATCAAAGACAGAACATCTTATTCTGTCATATTGCAACATATCAGATGACTTACTTCCAATAGGTCTTACTTGGTTTTCCAATGTGAAAGATTTGGATCTCTCGGGGAATAATTTTGAAATTCTTCATGCGAGTATCAAAGAGTGTCTCTTTCTTAGGAACCTTAAGCTGGATGATTGCAAGAATATACAAGAAATTAAAGGGCTACCATGGAAACTAGAATCATTTTCTGCACAAGGATGCACATCCTTGAAATACTTGGACTTCACAGGACAATGTCCCTCTTCGATACGAGAGCTTATTTTGGATGGTTGCtcatttttaaaacaagttaTAGGGGTTCTGCCAAATTTGGAAAGCTTCTCTGCAAAAAACTGCACATCATTGTCTACAAGCATGTTTGTGAATCAG GAATCAGTAGAAGCCGGAAACAAGATGTTTTCGTTACCAGGAACAAAAATTCCAGATTGGTTTACACACCGTGTAAATGGAGGATCAATATCTTTTTGGTTTCGCAACAAATTTCCAGTAATTTCTCTCTGTCTTGTTATCGAATCGATGGGTGAGCAAGCTATCACCATAAAGTTTAGCCCCAGAGTGTTCATCAATGGCAATAAAAAGTCCCTTGGAAATCGGAAAGTCCACGAGTTCAGAATAGCAACAGATCACATACTTTTGTTTGACATACGTCTGCTAAAATTTGAAGATAAAGAGGATGTAGTCTATTCATACAATAGCTGGAATCATGTGTTGGTTTCATATGCAGATCATATTAACAACAACGGGGTCCCAATCAAAGGGGTTGCCAAATATAGTGGAATACATGTATATGAACAATACAGTTCTATGGCAAATATCCGATTCAACAATCCCCCACAGTCGTTACTAAGTGTGAATTCGAATACAAATTCAATGGAAGCACACCAAAGAGGCCAG ATCGCAGCAGGTAGACACCAGAAAGACCAGACAGAGAATTTATCTTCACTCATTCTCTCATCGACCCAACTTGAACCTGCAATTACTGACGCGAAAAATGGTCCAGGCCCTAAACCAACACTTCCAGCTAAGAGGTCTTTGGAAGGTGTCACAAGAGAAGCTTCAGGGAGACTTCCAGAGGAGGATACTCATCCTACGACTATTTCATATATCCCTCCCATCATTCAAAATTGTCGCGTGGGTGATGATATTGAACCAGAAGCAGTATCTTCGTGTGAACTTGAATCTGAAGAATCCTCTTCATCTGAAGGTTCTGACTCAGATGATCCCTTTGACCGTGTTGATAGAAGACTCGGTATTAGTGCCAAGGAAACCATATCGTCCGCATCACGTTCTCGGGATGCTTCATTTGGATCAATTAAAGAGGCTATTAGATCCTTGGATGGATTAATGGTTAAGGACTTATCTGAAGTCTCTTCTGATCCTGATGCACAGTCTGGACTTGGTCAATTGTTGGATGTACTGAGTACAAGTAGCCACCCCAAGGTTACTTTCGAGGTGAAGGAAGCTATTGTGGAGTTCAAGAGAAAggcctttttatcatttcaagAATTCCAATCTGCTGCCGAGTCTGTCAACAAACTGAAGAATTTTGAGAGGCATCTGGATAGAATTCAGCAGGAGACTCTTGCAGGCAAGGGTCAAAGGAAGGACCTCAAAAGCTCGATAAAAAAGGTTTCTTTGGGAATCAAATCTGAAAATAGGAGGAAGAAGGAGTTAGAGACAGAAATTGCAACTTTAAGAATACATCTATCTACCAAAGAAAGAGACCATGAACAACTTGTGCTGAATCTCAAGAATCAGGAGGAAACACACTCAACCTATTCAACAAGTTATGCTTCTATCAACCATCAAGCTATAGCACTATTAAAGAAAGCTGATGACTTACTTGCTGCGAATAGTGGAGTAAAGCATGAGGGTAAAGCTGCTGAAGTGAAGCAGAGTATGCTCAAGTCTACCTGGTCTTTTGACCTCGCTAATCTGTTCaataagattaaaaataatattgatactgACCTTTTATGA